AGGCCACGTCGATGGCCTCCTGGTCGGGGTCGTTCTCGATGGTGAGGAAGCCTCCGGTGGCCTCGAGCAGGTAGTGGTGCACGTACTTGTGGACGCGCTTGTCGCTGGTGGCGAACCAGTAGTCGATGGTCCCGAGCTCGGTGAGCACCCGGCCCTCGATGCCGGTCTCCTCGGCGACCTCGCGGGCGGCGGCCTCGGCCAGGGTCTCGCCGTCCTCCATGTGGCCCTTGGGCAGGCACCACTCGATGCGGCCGGCGCGGTTGCGGCGGGCGATCACGGCGATCCGGGCGGTGCCCTCGAAGACGTCGACGATGATCCCGCCGGCCGAGCGCTCCTCCACCGCGGGCAGCCGGCGGGTGATCCGCTCGGGGTCGCGCGCGGGGGAGGTCATGGCGGTCACTCTAACCAGCGTTCCTCGACAGTCACCTCTGCGGCGCGGCCCCCGCAGGCCGGCCGGTGGCGTCCGGGAGCGCCGGATCCGTCACCTACCCTTGTCTCTCGTGTCCTCGCCCAAGCCCCCCACCGCGCTGCTCCAACAGGCGGTCGCCCACCTGGCGCCCGTGGTGCCGCTGCTGAAGGAACTGGGCGAGCTCTTCACCTCCGCCGGCCACGAGATCGCGCTGGTCGGAGGCCCTGTCCGTGACGCCTTCCTCGGGCGCACGTCGCCGGACCTGGACTTCACCACCAGCGCGGGCCCGGAGCAGACCCAGGCTCTGCTCGCCGCCTGGGGCGAGACCCACTGGGACATCGGCAAGGAGTTCGGCACCATCGGCGCGCGCCGGGACGGGGTCACCGTAGAGGTCACCACCTACCGGGCCGACGCCTACGACCGCCAGACCCGCAAGCCGGTCGTCGCCTTCGGCGACAACCTCGAGGACGACCTGGTCCGGCGTGACTTCACGATGAACGCGATGGCGCTGCGACTGCCCTCGCTGGAGTTCGTCGACCCGTATGCCGGTCTGGTCGACCTCGCGCGGAGGGTGCTGCGCACTCCCGGCCCGCCCGACGTGAGCTTCGCCGACGACCCGCTGCGCATGATGCGGGCGGCCCGCTTCGCGGCCCAGCTCGGCGCCAGCCTCGACCCCGGCGTCGAAAAGGCCATGCGGGAGCGTGCGCAGACCCTGGCCATCGTCTCGGCCGAGCGGGTC
This Knoellia sp. p5-6-4 DNA region includes the following protein-coding sequences:
- a CDS encoding NUDIX hydrolase; translated protein: MTSPARDPERITRRLPAVEERSAGGIIVDVFEGTARIAVIARRNRAGRIEWCLPKGHMEDGETLAEAAAREVAEETGIEGRVLTELGTIDYWFATSDKRVHKYVHHYLLEATGGFLTIENDPDQEAIDVAWLPLAEAHRHLTFPNERRIARQAWQRLSGSE